Proteins from a genomic interval of Papaver somniferum cultivar HN1 chromosome 4, ASM357369v1, whole genome shotgun sequence:
- the LOC113275586 gene encoding protein PLANT CADMIUM RESISTANCE 2-like translates to MSYSTPPPRVPIVDSQFQKSPMSFQNQPRPQPQPQPLVPWSTGLCGCLDDCSSCCLTCWCPCITFGRTSEILDRGSSSCGCNGTMYTLIAVLGCTWIYSCQYRAKFRKTYNLEGNCCTDCLTHFCCQSCALCQEYRELKNKGFDMSLGWHGNMTSGRGRNVALTPPAACGSMER, encoded by the exons ATGTCTTACTCTACACCACCGCCTCGTGTCCCCATTGTCGACTCTCAGTTCCAGAAATCCCCAATGTCATTTCAGAACCAACCACGGCCACAACCTCAGCCTCAGCCTCTAGTTCCTTGGTCTACTGGCCTTTGCGGTTGTCTTGATGACTGCAGCAGTT GTTGCTTGACATGTTGGTGCCCGTGCATTACGTTTGGTCGGACATCCGAAATTCTCGATAGAGGATCCTCGT CTTGTGGATGCAACGGAACAATGTATACCCTAATAGCGGTTCTGGGTTGTACTTGGATATATTCGTGCCAGTACCGTgccaaattcagaaaaacctacAACTTAGAGGGGAACTGTTGCACTGATTGCCTAACTCATTTTTGTTGCCAATCTTGTGCCCTATGCCAAGAATATAGGGAACTCAAGAACAAGGGTTTCGATATGTCATTAG GATGGCATGGTAACATGACAAGCGGCAGAGGGCGAAATGTGGCTTTGACTCCACCTGCTGCATGTGGAAGCATGGAACGATAA
- the LOC113275587 gene encoding cell number regulator 2-like has product MTSYDQEKPIATGVPVHAPMVPWSTGLCGCFDDGNNCCLTCWCPCITFGQTSEIIDRGSSSCGANGALYALIGVFTGCSWIYSCMYRTKFRQLYNLEGSSCNDCLTHFCCTPCALCQEYRELKNKGFDVPLGWHGNMERDTGVVATAPPSAYGNMNR; this is encoded by the exons ATGACTTCATATGATCAAGAAAAACCAATAGCCACTGGTGTTCCGGTCCATGCTCCCATGGTCCCTTGGTCTACTGGTCTTTGCGGTTGTTTTGATGATGGCAACAATT GTTGCTTGACATGTTGGTGCCCATGCATTACGTTTGGTCAGACATCTGAGATCATTGACAGAGGATCCTCAT CTTGTGGAGCGAATGGGGCACTTTATGCGCTAATAGGAGTTTTCACAGGTTGTTCTTGGATATATTCGTGCATGTACCGCACCAAATTCAGACAATTGTACAATTTAGAGGGAAGTAGTTGTAATGATTGTCTAACTCATTTTTGCTGCACACCTTGTGCTTTATGCCAAGAATATAGAGAACTCAAGAACAAGGGTTTTGACGTGCCATTAG GATGGCATGGGAACATGGAAAGGGACACAGGGGTTGTGGCGACTGCTCCACCTTCGGCGTATGGAAATATGAACAGATAA